The nucleotide sequence GGAAAAGACTttctatatattttcattaagATGACTGATACATCGTATGAACATACTTGCTtattaaattatgcattatgttaattaaatcattattaatcATTTGGCATTGCTGAGGTTTCCAGAAATTATACACTATTTAAAAGCAGCAGCTCAGTGTGAAACATCCATAATCCCATAAATAATGGTCAACATAAAGATTGAAAGCAGGGATTTTTTATTGCTTGTGGAATTCCCTAATTACAAATCCACACACTTTTAGACgattcaatttattaaaaaaacaacaacaatgacatGAAATCTTTACTCCATATTTGTTTAACAGTTTAGCAACATtgtcaaaaataacaaataataaattccTTCTTTTTTGTGTCCCACCATCTTTTTGCACATATACAAATTTAGTCATTCAGTagtataactaaaaataaattacagagaAGTTCCTAAGACTATTTGAATTTAACTTAGAGTGTCCATGTGGCCTTATCAACTTATTTTGTACTGATATTGTACTTATTAACAATTATTCAGTACCcttaagtttgttttaataaacaatgATCTGACCTACTCAAATCTGTTGGGTGTGAAATAAAAACCTACATGTAAGGTTCAGGACATTTcagatatgtattttaattatgtttttagttAATAAGATCACTGAATAgcaaaatcttaaaaatataacACGTATGTGCTCACATACTTTCTTGAAGTTCATTGAGATGGCAATGAGAATCTAAGACAGCAGAAAAATAGTGCATATCTAACAATCTGAACATTCTTCATTATGTCAATATCACATCATTTTACATTGATATGTAGTAAATGTGAACCCATCTATATAAAATCAATATACTGTCAAACAATaggaaatatgtaaataaataatgtgataAGAGTTCTAACAAAGTGCTAACCATATGGATGTACGGATAATGTAAGATGCTGCAAGACTGtttcaaaatatgtaattatgtGTATGCATAAAACACACTACATACTTTTCTATTCACGTAACAAGTGGCTCTGTACTGATGGCACATACAGTTTACTTTAGGAATATGTAGCACTTATTTTATATgagtgatttttttctttcttcacaaATTCACATGGGATATAACAAATATCCAGAGAATGATGAGTGGACATATGGACCAGCATAAAGTCCTGCAGCTTTGTCTGATGGTAATTGGATATGAACAGTGTCTCCAACTTGTAAGGGCAGCACTGCACTACCTGATGCCTGATCCAAGtaactttttttgtattcatcATATGTATACATAACTGGCTCATTGTTCCTGTACAATGCCACCCATACATTGTTTCCTTTGCAATTAACATGGTAGACAAAGTAGTAAATTCCAGGTATTTTGCAAGTGAAGATGCCAGTTTGAGAGTTGTAATTTTGGTTGCCATTATATAAAATCTTGTTGAAAACAACAGGTTGCCCAACTGGAGGAAATGGTGTTGTCAGCTGAGCTGTAAAAGCAGGCATCTCTATGCCATTCCTACCAATAATGGCTCCTCCAGGCTTTTCTTTCTTATAACCACTTTTTGCCCCATCTATCCCAGGACCTGTCTCAGGAAGGATTTGCCCAATAAATGGAGATTGAGCAGGATGTCCTGGTAGGCCAGGTGGGCCAGGAGGACCAGGTATTCCAGGTTGTCCTGGGGGCCCTCCAGGTCCAGGTATACCAGATGGTCCTATTGGGCCTGGAAGCCCAGGTTTTCCCTCACCTGGCATTCCAGGTTTCCCTGGTGGTCCATATTCCCCTTTTTGTCCTGGTAGACCAGGTGGGCCTATTGGTCCTGCTGGACCCATTAATCCTGGGATTCCCATGGGTCCTGGATGACCTTTTTCTCCTGGGAATCCAATTTCTCCTTTTGCACCAGGCTTTCCAGGGGCTCCAGGTAGTCCAGGTAAGCCGTTATGTCCATATTCACCTTTAGGTCCTATGGGACCTGGTAAGCCTCTAGGTCCTGGCTGCCCCAATTCTCCTGGGAATCCTGGCTTGCCCGGATGTCCTGGAGGCCCAGGTTCACCTTTTGGACCAAGTTGTCCCTTAGGTCCTACTGTACCACCCTCTCCTTTTTGACCAGGGAAACCAATGCCTCCAGGTTGTCCCAAGTGACCTGGAGGGCCTGGTAGGCCACTTGGCCCAGGTTGTCCAATCATTCCAGGGGGACCACCATGACCCTTTTCACCTTTTGGGCCTTGAGGGCCAGGCAAACCACCATGCCCTTTGTCACCTTTAGGGCCGGGATATCCAGGTTTGCCAAAACCAGGCAAGCCTGGGTTGCCAGGTAAACCAGATGGACCTGGCTCGCCCCTTCCACCTGGAAGACCTGGTTTCCCTGGCAAGCCATCCAGACCAGGTTTGCCAAAGCCTGGTAGTCCTTGTGACCCTGGAGGTCCTCTTTCCCCTTGGAACCCAGCCAATCCTTGTTCTCCAGGTGCACCAGGTTTACCTTGGCCTCCAGGAGCCCCAGGTACTCCATTCAGTCCTGGTTTGCCAACTCCTGGAAGTCCtacttgtcctggtggtcctggAAGTCCAGGAGGTCCCTTCAGTCCTGGCAGTCCTGGTAGGCCATTCCCATTTTCACCTTTTGGTCCTGGAAAACCAGGGATTCCAGGGAAGCCCTTCTGTCCAGGTTCTCCACGAGTTCCAGGTTGTCCTGGAAGTCCTTGTGCACCTGGTTTTGAGACACCTGGTAAACCATGAGGCCCGGGATGACCTGGAGGTCCTGGCATTCCTATTGGCCCTTCACCACCAATTGGTCCCAGCTCACCCTTCGGTCCTGGTAAACCTATACCTCCAGGTTTTCCTGGTAAACCTGGCATTCCTGGCTTTCCAAATCCTGGAAGTCCTGGTGGACCCTGAGGACCAGGTTTACCTGTAGGTCCTGGGATACCATGACCAGGAAGTCCTGGAGGGCCCTTAGGCCCTGGAAGTCCCATTGGTCCAGGCTCACCAGGAGGACCTTTCTCTCCTCTTGGAATGGtttcacctgaaaaaaaaaaaagatgtaacagTCATGGTCAGAGTAACTTAAATTATTCATAAACTACACAATATTTGTATATCTAAAAGTCAAAagaaaatttaatatattttggtcTCTTGaaccaaaatatattaaatatgaatcaattgtattattttaacctTTTTAGTGAATACAAAAGAGCTGAAATTAGAATTAACTAATAATAAACCACACAAACATCCCAAACCTTATTAAAATCTGATGGCAggtgtttttaatagtttaacatGTCAGAAAGATGAAAAATGCTTTCTATcagtacaaaataaaagtaaactttGTCAGTGCACTGTCCGTCTGATGCAGTTTCCATTATCAGAAGTGTCTGAAGATGTATGCACACACTGTCCATGTCGAGCCAATTTTTTGTGATCGTGTGGACAGTCAGCATACAACAGCACAGGTGTGAACTGAATGTTGAGTTATAACGAGTCTACTAGGTGGAACTGCATACGTCAAACTCGTCCATCCGTGGTTGGGTATACTTTGAAAGCTGTGGAGACACAGCTGTGCACAAGATGGAACGTGGAAAGTGAATTATAGCCAGGCATttaccttttattttaaattaacctgTGGAGTGAATTTTGCAAGCAAAGTAATTATTTAGGAATTTGCTAAATAACAAACCTTTTCCTAAAATAGGTTTACCCATGTGCATGGGTATCTGTGGACGTTCTTTTGCATACTGTGGAAGCAAAGGCATCTCATTTCCATATGGTAAGTGTGGTGTTTCCTTTCCATGGTAATGGTGTTGGGTTATTTGTTGGGGTATCCCTTCATTGCCATGTGACAGAAGAGGTAACTGTGGCAGAGGCTGGTGCTGTTGGGGCATTGGTTTGTGACCATAAAATGCCCCTGCATGGATATGATGTAGCAGACAGAGGTGCTCCACCAGTACAAACAAGCGGGCTGAGAGGAGAGGCCCAGCCATGTCCTGTGAAATAGAGAACAGGAAAGAAGGTTAACTGTCTAGGAAAATGCTAGCAGTACCCTTAGACCAAGTGTAGTGGAAGCAATTCTATGCCTTGCACGTTGTTTTAGAGAAGAAAGTTGACACACATAAAGACATGACTGAGTAATCAACTATTGGTTCTATAAATATAGCATATAATATGTTACTCTGACAAAGTCTGCATTGTCCCTTCAATTCAGGGCTGAACAAGCAAAAGTCTTAATATTTTTGAATCgtgtaaataatgaaaacaatttaaGGGCAGAAGAAATTACCCCCAAAATTTAAATCCGCATCAAACAAACAACATTAGAACCTTCTAACAGTATATGGactatattattttttcttagaacaagaagatataaatatattcatttactgGTGACTTGAAATATCCATTTACAGATCTAGAATGCATTTTTCCATAATGATGACCTGATTGCACATTACCCCATATTTTATGGAAAGagctcagtttttgttttttaaatgcacattgaAGTTAATAATATTTGAAGTTTCTTAATTCAGTCACTCATTAAAAATAATGAGTTTGTTTGTATTAACATAGACTACATAGGCAACACATTTGTTATACTTAAACATGACCACTAGAGGTCAGTAACTGCTCACATATGAATACTGTTTGGCTCACTCAAGGGGTCTTAACTATACACACACCATCTGACTGCAAATAATCCTGAGCAACTGCTTGTGAAATCAGTTTGCTTTCTCCAAATCAAAAGAAAAGGCAAACTGTTAGGATTGTTTCTTATCCCATTATTGAATGTTTTGTATTCACTGTTTTGTGCCCCATAAAGCTTAAAAATGATCAGAATTTATAATCACAAAAATGTAGACTGCCACCATGTGATGCCATCTTAATGAAACCTTGCACTGCAAGtaacacaaatgcaaaaaatgtatgcattatcATGCCGTCTAATAAGCAGAACACtagggcacaaaaaaaaaaaaaaaaacactacagtaTTTCTTACTTTTTTGCTAATTTTCTCTTCTCTTGAGAGCCACATCATTTCAGATCTGTCCTGAAACTGTGATGAATGGGAATCCCAACCACTCAGTTACAAAGTGTTGGCTTTTTAGCACCCAAAAGCCGAAAGCCGTGCTAAAATCCAAAACGTGAGCCTAAACCAAAGCCGACCCCAGAATGGAGGGGGCATCCTGCTTTGATTGAGCGTGGAAAAATCTTAAAAGCTGGAATGCTTTTTAGGGAGTCGGTTTTTTATTCTAATACATGGAGACATATTGGGATCAGTGTGCGGGTGGGATGCCAGAGCTTTGATTTCCTTTTGTGAGCTACTGTAAATGGAGATCTTGACTGATCGAGCTTGAATAGAACAAAAATACAAAGTAACACATAAACCATTTTTCTTGGGATGCTGCAAGCCAGGTTGACTGTGACTCCAAAGATACTTTCCACCTCTTTCACATCTCTAAACCTACTCCAGTATCATCTGTTCAAACCTTATTCTGTATTCAGTTCCTCTAAGGGATAGTGTAGACCTTTAATATGGTATTAATGTaggcatttaaataataatagtaataattatttatatatatatatatatatatatatatatattttaatgaataaagaaTTATTTGGAAAATGGATTAAGCAAGAAACTGGCCAAAGTTTttgtaatagcattttaaaaaaattataatgtattatttattgctaaattttaatcattttaacttAACAGTTCTATAAGTATTTGTCATTAGTGTTTGAGTCACAACACTAACCGGCTTTTGGGGGAAAATGGGGGTTGTAACCCCAGACGGTAGCCCCCTATTTTGGGGGGTCTTTGATCATATGGATTCAgataataattcaaatatttcatttattcaatAGACAGTCATTTTAAGGGGTATTCTTTTCATAGGCTACATCACATCCTtcgacattcattcattcattagttCCCTCATTCATTGGGCACCGAACAcaaaccaaacatttcattcctCAGAAATGAATTTCATTCCTCAGTCCTCCCTAATTTATGACTCCACCCAGTGATTTGTTTTCAGAGGATCTTGTGTCATTCTTAGTGCTGACTATGTTCATTCTAGAACTCTCACTTTAGAAAAACAACTCTTTCTCTGTGCTCGACTAGACTGGCAAGCCAAAGGGAATGTCCATCCAATGTTCTATATCCAAAAATGTTGTGGGCATCAAAACAGCCTAATTCCATTGGAACATTTCTCAGTTACTGCTGGCCATGTCTGAAAAATATTAAGTGATACAGAATACCATAATCAATAGCTCTTATTTCCATTCGTGGTACACACCCAGCATAAATTACCAAGGAGATGCCAAAACAATCTCAAGTGAAGCAGTTCAGGAGAGGTCATGGGGAAAAAAACATGGCTCCTAAAAGCTTCCGTTCATTCTGAACCCAACAACTCACAACCTGGCCTGGTTGAATTTCCATGCTCATTTATCAGATTCACAAGGCTAAAACAAGCTTCTCACGTTGTTTCCTCCGGCCTACATTTGGATGTTCAAgcatgccagaaaaaaaaaaattggcactgAAGCCAAAGGTCAAACGAGAAATATGTTGACAGGCGAGGGTCAAAACCACAAGGACAAGCAACCGACACAACTGCAACTCTACATATCCACTGCAGAGAGCAGAAACCAATGTTTTCCTCCACTCTATTGGCCAAAATTTATAACCGCAGCGTTTGTCTCCTTGGTTTCATGCCACAGCTCTGTTATCGCCCTGCCCCGATTCTAATATAATCAAATTTCCATTCCTGCTTTTCTGACTGCTTCCAGATGTTTCGCTTCAAttcacaataaacaaataaagaagaGCATGCTGGGTGCCAACCATATAACCAATGTTGGCATGATAAGGTTATATGCTCAGCCCTACATTCTTTTGAGCCTTTCTATGATTTTTGCCAGTGGTgtctatttatttaaagaaaaagcattaataataatactaataataataatatattaggtttttttttaatataaagatAATTTGCCTAATTTGTTACCAAATGCCATTTAGTTAGATTTGTTATGAAATgtagacattttaaatgtaacttttgtgTCCAAAAATTAAACCTAAATCGGGGGCTCATCCGAGATCTGAACCCACTACTTTttgcactgaaacactttcaggattaccatgttaaataaaaacaaaagaatatgaAAACTTAACTTTGTATATCATGAATTTGTTTATAGAACACACATTCATCTACCTGTCATGCTTTAAAATACTGAATAGTCTAAATattgtttattgtaaaatgtgaAGTGTCAAACCCAAAAGCAAGCTAGCATGATCAAACTCATTGTTTGCAACTGGCTGTATGACTGACTGGGCAGTAAATGTTTCTAGCTAATAACTGGAGGATATAAAAGTTGAACTGTCCATTAAGGCCCATTTCAATATCAAGATGTTTGTCATATTTTTGGAGagaaaagaataaataattttaaactgaCATTCGATTGGAAATCACTTTAAAACGATCcactaaattacaaataaatagaaagtCCATGGAAAAGTCATATAAAATCATGCCAAAAGGGAACCCTGCACTTTTCCCCCAGGTTTCTCAGGGGTGATAgtcaattaaatataattaccAGAAGACACTTTGGATAAGAAGCATCTGCAACGTGCCAAGTGAAACCCAGTGAGATGGAACGGACACAAAAGAGGCTCCTTTTCAAAGTAGCACTGATAATTTGTACAGATGCATTCCTGTAGTTCAAACCTCTGATCATTACAGAAGCAAaacaaaggtcatgggttcgattcccaggcaatgcatgaactgataaaatgtataccctgaatgcaatgtaaattactttcaataaaagtgtatgtaaaataaaaaaatggtaaaaaaaataaataaaaggaatagtCAGCTTAGAGTGTTGCTTTCCATAACGCTGACAAATGGATTCATGATGCAGTATTTTGGAGCTGCTGTTTCAGATTTGGCTACTGAAGTTGAAGAACTTTACAGTTCTTTACAGTCAGCAAGATGGTGATAATGACGTGCCGACAGTAAACAGCATAAGATGCCAaaagacacacactcacccaccCACACCAACCGCTCTGTGTTCCCACCCTACCAATTACTACAGGTCATGCTTTCTCTGGAAGTGGGAAGAGTGAGAGAAAGTTTCAAGACACTTCTCCCATGAAACAGATGTAAGTACAATTCTCACACACAGATTCCAAGAGCTTTTAACATGTATGGAAACTTTCAAATGCTCAAAAGGGTCTATATAGTGGAACAAggtttctttagattattaaatggTCTTTTAGACATTAAAACTGATCACAGAACAGATCCCCAatggcacaaaataaaaaaaatgtttatttaattgcatCGCTGTAAAAAGCCCTTTCCAGAACCTTCACCCTCTCTTTTCCTCTCGCGGTCAATCTCCAAATCAAGCGCTGAGAACATCTTTTAAAAAGCAGCTCTAGACATACCTCTTCTGGAAGTACAGTAATTCAccaccaccacaaaaaaaaacctgcatttcTCCTCTTCTCTAGCTTGCTTCCTAATCTAGTTGTTAAATAAACCTGGCATCGTATATAatgaatattgttggctctttGTCAAATTTTAGAAGTCGCTTACGCTTTGgataaaacatctgctaaatacacaaattaacatttttggaatTCAGTGTGGTGGCGTTCTTGCTGGTGTGATATTGCTGAAATATACTGAGTCTGAGTTGCAGTTATTCCACAGGACAGCGGAATGCAGAATCAGCTGACAGAATGGACCGTGAGCCAGAACTGCTGCCAGCTGTAAAACACATTCTCTCGCTCACTCAGtaactcacacactcacttttCCCTCTCAGGTCGAAGGGAAGTTTTTCATGTAACCATATGTTTTTTTGTCTATGGGGAATAAGAGATTTTGGCCAGTATATAAACCATGATGGGGTAGCAGAAAGCCTTTCTGTATCCCGTATAAAAATGAAATGGGTCTCATTTGTGCCTGAAAAGGTCAGGGgaaaaaaattcttacatttttaaactttttttatcttttcatttggAAAGGTTATGGCTGACATTTCAAGAAAACCATATTTTTCCATCTCAGCCACTTGGTACTAAAACCTCTTTTCATACAAGACGGACTCAGGTACTGTCTTTAAGATtatgatgtgtatgtgtgtgataaaacactataataaaaaaatataagctatatctactgtatataattaatgtttgGGTATCAATAatactatatttttaataacatggTTAATAGTTCATAAATTAACTGTATTCtgaagcacagtataaaatacttaagatatttgaaaaaaagaactgtgatcaaaattagagaacacttACAGATACATCCAAGTTGATGGTTTTTGGTGATATTCTGGCATCTGGTGCtaatttctttaataataataataataatgataattcttTACATTGATattgcttttctaggcactcaaagcactttacattgtgAGGGGGGATCtcttcatccaccaccagtgtgtagcatccacctggatgatgcgaagGCAGggggca is from Carassius gibelio isolate Cgi1373 ecotype wild population from Czech Republic chromosome B22, carGib1.2-hapl.c, whole genome shotgun sequence and encodes:
- the col8a1b gene encoding collagen alpha-1(VIII) chain produces the protein MAGPLLSARLFVLVEHLCLLHHIHAGAFYGHKPMPQQHQPLPQLPLLSHGNEGIPQQITQHHYHGKETPHLPYGNEMPLLPQYAKERPQIPMHMGKPILGKGETIPRGEKGPPGEPGPMGLPGPKGPPGLPGHGIPGPTGKPGPQGPPGLPGFGKPGMPGLPGKPGGIGLPGPKGELGPIGGEGPIGMPGPPGHPGPHGLPGVSKPGAQGLPGQPGTRGEPGQKGFPGIPGFPGPKGENGNGLPGLPGLKGPPGLPGPPGQVGLPGVGKPGLNGVPGAPGGQGKPGAPGEQGLAGFQGERGPPGSQGLPGFGKPGLDGLPGKPGLPGGRGEPGPSGLPGNPGLPGFGKPGYPGPKGDKGHGGLPGPQGPKGEKGHGGPPGMIGQPGPSGLPGPPGHLGQPGGIGFPGQKGEGGTVGPKGQLGPKGEPGPPGHPGKPGFPGELGQPGPRGLPGPIGPKGEYGHNGLPGLPGAPGKPGAKGEIGFPGEKGHPGPMGIPGLMGPAGPIGPPGLPGQKGEYGPPGKPGMPGEGKPGLPGPIGPSGIPGPGGPPGQPGIPGPPGPPGLPGHPAQSPFIGQILPETGPGIDGAKSGYKKEKPGGAIIGRNGIEMPAFTAQLTTPFPPVGQPVVFNKILYNGNQNYNSQTGIFTCKIPGIYYFVYHVNCKGNNVWVALYRNNEPVMYTYDEYKKSYLDQASGSAVLPLQVGDTVHIQLPSDKAAGLYAGPYVHSSFSGYLLYPM